One part of the Mya arenaria isolate MELC-2E11 chromosome 3, ASM2691426v1 genome encodes these proteins:
- the LOC128226895 gene encoding uncharacterized protein LOC128226895: MKFYLHCNEPEVTTVFNWDLEDLTVQNAVDNFQTKLNETTPELKVTVVRDCHGKNVSFTKKLSDAVSKTKNDLFVIVSKTADIGDDGHEIERCHIVEKQGSSTCKSLHQTNGESNDLKTKDKNIIEQSSTQQKLNAAVIHMGNERYRKAIEIYVEILKQEGANRSAHEGLIDAYLRADRYKEANVALKKAFKVYPNDLVFLRLAGEAYIGCKDGEAAVEMLMKCAKLARYEGGMGKGSKQDLQVLMAKAYLIKDEKDMAITILQGVLRENMGHDDALTEYASLLFPIGTGQAEEAVSVILGVLARKPNDKRAREVFAKMMSEKSGMKVLRQVASGVFLDSAALVFLGSCLRDHSVLKESLELFEEALKVDPKNPSIALIYIHTLELVNTPSKIFEVVTAFLNGYGSKCLGNVPCSLFHRYFTSVVSLIGNETLQDIDTLEHLFVDSFDISDDKQYEHVYSEDERYFLAILFTTVKVMYVLGNLDLLKPLLNVLEPLYLGRELHKTNIRNEAAYFNCINEGMKLFPFIPAVKKVPEEEYVYLLGDSHCIPAAWRQIQIQDRSTMIKPALSTGTKIWHLRQESTFYPKANFISAVDNIPYDSTVIVCFGEIDCREALLKCWEKARYDRIEDGMDTIITIYVRVLKELQAKRGWKILVHPVMPVLDVTRPIVMQFNRILATRLLAEPALYWLNFVNELLTEDGQALKPEFTFDGTHANPSYVQLLAESLSQVIDN, from the exons ATGAAGTTTTACCTCCACTGCAATGAGCCTGAAGTAACTACAGTTTTTAACTGGGATCTAGAAGATCTTACTGTGCAAAATGCAGTTGATAACTTCCAGACAAAACTGAATGAAACCACCCCGGAATTGAAAGTTACAGTTGTTAGAGACTGCCATGGTAAAAATGTATCTTTCACGAAGAAGTTATCAGATGCTGTTAGTAAAACCAAAAATGatctgtttgttattgtttcaaaGACAGCAGATATTGGAGATGATGGTCATGAAATTGAAAGATGTCATATAGTTGAGAAGCAGGGATCTAGCACATGCAAGTCTTTACACCAGACAAATGGTGAAAGTAATGATCTCAAAActaaagataaaaacattataGAACAATCATCAACTCAACAGAAACTAAATGCGGCCGTGATCCACATGGgaaatgaaaggtatagaaaagcaatagaaatatatgttgaaatctTAAAGCAAGAAGGTGCAAATAGGTCAGCGCATGAAGGATTGATTGATGCATATTTAAGAGCAGACAGATACAAAGAGGCTAATGTTGCACTTAAGAAAGCTTTTAAAGTGTATCCGAATGACTTGGTTTTTCTAAGATTAGCAGGGGAAGCATATATTGGATGTAAGGATGGTGAAGCTGCAGTAGAAATGTTGATGAAATGTGCAAAACTAGCTAGATATGAGGGAGGAATGGGCAAAGGAAGCAAGCAGGACCTTCAGGTTCTTATGGCAAAGGCATACCTCATTAAAGATGAAAAAGACATGGCGATAACCATTCTGCAGGGTGTTCTGCGTGAAAATATGGGGCATGATGATGCACTTACAGAGTATGCTAGTCTTCTTTTTCCTATTGGTACTGGTCAGGCAGAGGAAGCTGTGTCTGTCATTCTAGGGGTTCTAGCTAGAAAACCGAATGACAAAAGAGCAAGGGAAGTATTTGCTAAAATGATGAGTGAAAAATCTGGAATGAAAGTTCTAAGGCAAGTAGCATCTGGTGTATTTCTTGACTCAGCGGCTTTGGTCTTCCTGGGTTCTTGTTTGAGAGATCATAGTGTTCTTAAAGAAAGTCTTGAACTATTTGAAGAAGCTCTTAAAGTTGATCCTAAGAATCCCAGTATTGCActaatatatattcatacattAGAACTCGTCAACACACCATCGAAGATCTTTGAGGTTGTTACAGCATTTTTAAACGGGTATGGATCAAAATGTTTGGGAAATGTACCATGCTCCCTTTTTCATCGTTACTTCACTTCTGTTGTATCACTTATTGGTAATGAAACACTGCAGGACATTGACACTCTGGAACATttatttgttgacagttttgacatttctgatgacaaacaatatgaacatgtatacaGTGAGGATGAAAGATATTTCTTAGCCATACTTTTCACAACTGTGAAGGTTATGTATGTTTTGGGAAACTTGGATCTATTGAAGCCACTGTTGAATGTGCTAGAGCCTCTGTATTTGGGTAGAGAACTGCACAAGACCAACATCAGAAATGAGGCAGCTTATTTCAACTGCATCAATGAGGGAATGAAGTTGTTTCCATTCATTCCTGCTGTAAAGAAAGTTCCAGAGGAAGAATATGTCTACCTGTTAGGGGACAGTCATTGCATTCCAGCAGCATGGAGACAGATTCAAATTCAg GACAGATCCACGATGATAAAACCTGCCTTGTCCACTGGAACAAAGATTTGGCATCTACGACAAGAGAGTACCTTTTACCCTAAAGCCAACTTCATCTCTGCTGTTGATAACATTCCATATGACTCAACTGTGATAGTTTGTTTTGGAGAAATAGACTGCAGAGAAGCATTATTGAAGTGCTGGGAGAAAGCaag gtATGACCGGATTGAAGATGGCATGGACACAATTATAACGATATATGTGCGTGTCCTCAAGGAACTTCAGGCCAAAAGAGGTTGGAAAATATTAGTCCATCCAGTGATGCCTGTACTGGACGTCACTCGTCCAATTGTGATGCAGTTTAACAGGATCTTGGCTACCAGGCTGCTTGCTGAACCTGCTCTGTACTGGTTGAACTTCGTAAATGAACTGCTCACTGAAGATGGACAAGCGTTAAAACCAGAGTTTACATTTGACGGAACACATGCAAATCCAAGTTACGTTCAATTGTTAGCTGAGTCTTTAAGCCAGGTCATTGACAATTGA